The genomic window tgcaagagttaatgttgaaaaattatccatgcatacattttgaaaataaaagtgttttgcttttaagCATCTCTTTCCCCAAAATGCCCTCCCTTCTTTCATCCTACCCCTTTCTCATATTCtgtttctcctccccccccctttccttCAGGGTAGGATAAATCTCTATATCCATACTGAATGCatgtgttatttcctttttgagccaattctgatgaaagtagaGTTCATTcactctccttccccttccccttttcccctccgctgtgaaagctttttcttgcttcttataTGCAGATAATTTTGCCACTCAACCTCTCCCTTTGCCTTTTTCCCAGTATATTCTCTCAcgccttaattttatttttttaatattatcccttcatattcaacttacaTCTGTGTCATCTGtttttttatatactttctaACTCCCATAATAATGATTAAGTTCTTAcgagttacaaatattatccttcCATGTAAGAATTGTAAATAGATAAaaaccttattaagtctcttatgatttccctttcctgattgcctccttatgtttttttctgagtcctgaatttgaaaatcaaattttttattcagctctggtctttttatgaAGAAAGCTTTAAAGTCCTCTATTTAATTGAATGCCTATCTTTTCCTCTGCAGCATTATATTCAGTTCAGTAGGGTAGGTGATTTCATGGTTGTAATTCTAACTCcactgctctctggaatatcatattccaagccctctgatcaTTTAATGCAGAAGTTGTCAAATCTTGTGTTACTCAGACTGTGAATATTTATACTCCCTTAtactgaaattatttatttctgcatgtttccaatattttctccttgacctgggagtttgggaatttgactataatatttctgggagttttcatcttggaatCTCTTTTAAGAGGTAATCAACGGATTCCttcaatttttactttatcttttatttctagaatatcaggacagttttccttgataatttcttgaaagacaatgtgtaggctctttttttgatcatggctttcaaatagatcaataattttaaaatcatctcttctggatctattttccatgtcagctttttttttttctgatgagatatttcacattgttttctatttttttttattcttttggttttgttttattgtttcttgatttctcacaaagtctttagcttccacttgctaaattctaatttttaagaaattattttccccagtaaGCTtatgtacctcctttcccatttgatcaattttgctttttttttttaaaaaggcattctcattttccttttgcatgattctcatttctctttccagttttttctctaccttgattttcaaaatcctttttggcctctttcatggcctgagaccaattctcatttttcttggaagctttagATGTGgacttttgactttgttattttcttctgaatgtatgttttgatcttcttaGTCACTACACTAATTTTTTATGgccagaatctttttctgttgtttgctcatttccttaGCCTACTACTTggctttaaaacaatttttaagttgGGTTCTGTTTCCGTGATAGAGGGTGTAATGTCCCAGGCTTCAGGgttttgtgtagctgttttcagagattcttctaaGAACCTAAACACAAGCACTCTTTTTTGCTCTGGAACTGTGAGGAGGGTACTGTTCCATTGTGGCTGTAAGTTCTAGGGtactaaagcaacagagtcctccCTTAAGGTTAGTAAAGATATCTCCTGTGGGCTGAGGTCTCTCACTGTGGCCACCACTGCCCCCTTCTGGTTTGCTGATTTTCCAAAGTCCATTCATCCTAATGAAACAAACCTTTCCTGCCAACTGTGCAAGTTGTCTTTGGTATCTTtgagctgagaggtctggaaactgTCAGTACTGCTACTAATTCAGAGTCCCCAAAGCCTGCTCCTGTTTTGTTGGCATCTGGGTGGGCTGGATTTCAATCCtggtgcaacagacctttcctgctgatcttccaagttgtctttggctgggaAAATGTtccaatccattttttttttttttttttttggatgggctgtgacactctaaaatttgtttagagtcattatttaaaggaatttggaggagCTTGGGGGAGTGCTtagtgagttcctgcctttactccaccatcttggttccactcCAAAATCactaaattttaaagttatttccacagaaaaattagaatttcttccttcttttttctcatcccctttctcctcctttaatGAATGTTTGGATAGAATTCAGAATTAATTACAACTTTGGCtggattgttgtttttctttattgtagaacatctgtgaattttttaattgaatttgaggttgaattgaatttaaagttACTCCTACATTTTGATTTTTACTTCATGGCTCTGATAAGTGTGTGGCTCAAAAATTACCTTGGAAACCTTACTTTGATATGTGTATGTTATCAGATTAAAATTGTCATATCCCATATGACCTCCCTGAGTCACAACAAGCAATAatgattccttttttaaaacatgttttattgATGATCTTAAAACTCACATGCACATGTGTGAGTGcgcacgcatgcacacacacacacacacacacacacacacacaaaacttccTAGtgatatttcttcttccttttctatcccCAAACCTTCTATAACAGACAGGTACATACTTTGGACATATATGGAAAGCCTCATTTAATCAACCAATTCATCAGTCATCAAGcatcaaatccagtctcagacacttattagcatgtgactctgggcaagacatttaactctgtttgccttagtttcctcatttgtaaaatgagttaggaAAGAAAGtggcaaattacttcagtatctttgccaagaaaaccctaaatgggatcacagagagtcaggTAGGActaaaaaaacaattagaaaatggtAACAAAAGAAACATTTCCTAACAATTCAAGCCATCTGAAAATGGGATGAGCAGTTTTGTGCAATGATGAACTACATCATTACAAGTGGTTTATaggatttggaactggaagaggCCTTGGAAGCCATCAATTTCAATGTCCTCACTAACAAACTCCAAACAAAATAGGGTCAGGACTGTGCTGGGCataggaaatataaaaacaaaaacagtattaGCTTTTAAGGAATCTGTAGTTTATTGGAGAggcaacatgtatatatatatgtacatacagaataaagataatacatatgtgtgtatgtgtgtgtctgtacacacacatacacacacacacacacacacgaaggaATTAAATTGTCTGTAGAAAAATGCAAGACCTGCCTCACTCATGTCACAATTATTCAATTTTGTGGCTGCAATATTTCTTGTTTCTCCTGGGGAAAAGATTTCATTGTGCATTTTGAAATGAATACATTCTCCTAACATGTATGTTATTAAAGTCACCCTACCATAGAGGAAATACAGGGGGGGAAATCAAGTGACTTTCTGGAGGCCACAGGGAAAGTCAGCAATAGAGCTAAAGACTTTTTCACAGTCATTGAGCATACTAGGCACCGTACAGCGTACAGAATCTGCCTCTTGAGATAAGATGGGTCAAGAGGACTTTCATCtaaatttgaatagaaaatttgtagCCATGTAAATTAGGAAGAAGAGTCATGGTGAGGACAAGTTATGTGCATGTGGGTTTGTGGTTTCAAGCACTCTGCATCGGAGATGAAGATGCATGCATACAAAAACCTTGATTGATTTTTTTAGAGTGAGTTCCCCTTGATGTGTCTGTTTTTGGTTTCTCTGTGACAGGATGGCAGCTGCTTTGTGTCTGCAGGTTCTCTGCAGCCTATGTGGCTGGCTATCACTCTACTTCTCCTTTTGCCGCTTAAATAAGCATCGGAGCTATGAATGGAGCTGCAGACTGGTTACATTTACACATGGAGTCCTTTCCATAGGCCTCTCtgcttatattggatttattGATGGTCCCTGGCCTTTTACTCATCCAGGTGGGtttgaggatttttttccttGGGATTTCTAGACTGGGGGAAATGTCTTAGAAGAAAGGGAATTTGCTATAGAATTGATATTCATATTAAGATCATTGTTGAGACCCTCATCCATCCCCAACactatttacttttgttttctttgtaattgaaCAGAAATTCCAGTTTCCTAATGCCTCAGCCCCTAAATAGGCCCTGGGAATGAATCTATGTCATGCTATTTAGATATCTTTCACTGAATATCCCACCTAGTAAATGTTGATTAGAGTAGAATacacaaaaactttgtttttctcctcagttGTCTCAGCCATTGATACTGTAAGATCCCTATTGAACTTATGAGTTTGTTcctcaattttcatttctagAAGAAAGTTGCCTTCAAAGTTGTTTCATGATACAAATATTCatgtatattaaacattttaGTTCTGCAGACCATTTTTCATGGGTATatttgtggatgtgtgtgtgttcccagtcatgtctgactctgttaccttatttggagttttcttggcaaagacaatggagtggtttgtcatttccttctctggctcattttgcagatgaggaaactgaggcaaacagggttaagggacttgcctagagtcacacagctaggaagtgtttgaggccagatagaactcaggaaaatgagtttccctgactccaagctcatCCACAGTACCCCCTAGCTGCCCAGGTACACTGATATCATGATGCAATGATTGTGATCCTTTTTGAGTATAAGAACAGAGCTACAGTCTGTCTACTATCATAACATtaggatgaaaaataaattttgtccaGGGAAGAACATAATGAGACTATAAAGAACAATTGATCTTTGAGAATTTAACTAAATGATCAAGTGCTTtgattggttttattttatttactaatgAGGATATATTTTCTAGACTTCTTTGGCTCTCAAAGCTTACATTTATACAATGCtgaaaagtttgcaaagtgcctcAGTATGATacaattttacagatgcagaaactgagggtcagagaggttaagtggtttTCTCAGTGTTACACAGTGTCTGAGGAAGAacttgaaccctggtcttcctttctccaaatccagaattctgtCTCTTATACCAGGTGTCTTGGTTCAGTTCTAATTGGTGGCAAATTAATCTTTGggttctaaaaataattttagagacTTGATATATTTATCATCATCAGAAAACATGTATTAAAGGTAACAAAGAAATGTACTTGCCATTATTCTGGCTACAAAAACTTGGGAGATGGTCCTGGATCTCTGAACAATATAGCATGGCTCACAGTCACTCAATTTAatcatcttttcctttatttcaggatCACCCAACACTCCTCTGCAAGTACATGTTCTATGTCTCACCCTGGGCTACTTCATCTTTGATCTTGGCTGGTGTGTCTACTTCCAGACAGAGGGAGCTCTGATGTTAGCTCACCACACACTGAGTATCTTGGGCATCATCATGGCCCTTGCTCTTGGGGAATCAGGCACTGAGGTCAATGCCGTTCTCTTCGGCAGTGAGATCACTAACCCATTGCTACAGATGCGATGGTTCCTCCGGGAGACAGGACACTACCACAGTTTCACAGGGGATGTGGTAGACTTTCTCTTTGTGGCCCTATTCACAGGAGTGAGGATTGGTGTTGGTGCATGGCTTCTTTTTTGTGAAATGGCCTCGCCTAAACCCAAGTGGTTTGTGAAGGCAGGGGGAGTGGCCATGTATGCTGTGTCCTGGTGTTTCATGTTCAGCATTTGGCGCTTTGCCTGGAAAAAGAGTGTCAAGAAATACCATGCCTGGCGTAGCAGGCGAAGTGAGGATCGACAACTGAAAAAGAATGGACATCTCAAAGTGCATTAGTCAGGGCTTTCAGCTTGCTATGAATGGGGATAGGTTCTTAAAAGAGTAGGCTTGGGAATCATGTTGAAAATATGGGATGCTCATAACAaacttaggagaaaaaaaaattttaagggttTAATCCATTCAGGAACGTATTCAGTTCTAGAGCACAAACATAAATATCAGTATTAAGTACTAATTTCTATACTGGCACACTTGAAGCAACTGAGGCTACATTGCAGGAAGTGTCAGAACTGTGTAAAGAGCTCTGCTAGAACCCCCGTTTATTGACTGAAGGCCCTCATGTCTTTGCACAGCTTGGAAGGGTCAGCAAagtgtatttttttccccttattactttgAGAAGAGTGATTCTTTCCATCTATTTATTACCTAATGATATTCCTCACCTGATTTATGCCACCACCCCTATTATGAAGGAATTTGGTGGAAGTGTCATTGACAATTTCAGTAACTTATTCTCTGTCTTAACAGATAATCCTTGCAGAAGAGAGGGGTATAAGAAAGGAGCACTCATGCCTGTAGTCTCAGCTAGACTAATTCTACAGCTAGAGGGCTTCAAGCTTTTCTAAAAAAGCTGCAGTGCAGAAAAATTTATAGGGTCCTGTTGTACAGGTTCTGTTGTACCAAGAAAAGTGTACTCCAGTTCTCAGGGGCTTTAGTACATTAATCTCTTGCGCTTGAGAGGCTGTGGCTGGATTCCATGGGGATTTACTATGTGGATTCCACTGGGCTTGAGATGGCAGTTCAGGTTTCAGCTCAGCTGTAAGCACCTCAAACGACAACCAAAGAGAGTAAATAGTTGTGCTGGCCCCAGGGCAATGAGGctgcattttttccccttctttctctctctcatctattaTTTCTGTCTCCTCATAAGACCTTTACTCCTCTAGGTTCTTAAAAATGTGCCACTAGATCTAAGTATTCAGTTATATAGCTGATCTTAAAAGAACAAAAGCACCGCCATGGATCAAGCCTGCCTCCTGCCCACAAACAAAAAGGGGTCAGGAATCTCAATTTCCTGGTTTCCATATACAATACCACCACTAATTTAGCAGATGATATAGATACTGTATCATTGTGGTCTATTGGGAAAAGCACTGGATTTTCAtgtagaagacctgggttcaaattcaagcTCTGCCAtgtacttactacttgtgtgactttgggaaaatcacttaagcttTCTGAGGTTCAGGTTCCTTATCcacaaaatgagagaatttggaTAAGATGATCTCTTGAAGCTGATTTGATCTTATAGGACCAGTTAAAATCTTGCTGCAATGGTAACATCTGCTTGAGCTACTGTGGATATCTGTAAGGAAAAACATTTACAAAAGGCAGATATGCTATTTCTTTATTTGGATAGTGGCTTATTAGCTCAATTGGTTAGAGTATAGTGTTATTGGAACTTAGGTCACAGGTTAATCCTCATATAGACTAAGGGAATTTATTCTATTCCATTTCCAGAGACTCCCCTGACTTCATCCAGTTGTCACAAAAAGGGATACCTTTGGCCACAGTAGGAATCAAGcacaaaaatggaaatgagtCAATACATTACACTTGGAAAAACAATACAAttcatcttattattgaaaatCAGTAGCAGTTTTGAGAAACATAGGGCATTACTCTTGGTTCAAGAAGCATTTCTTATTGGGCATTGAAATACTCTTCTAACACCCATCATCTGCATTTGCTTATATCACTGTGTCCATGGAATGCTGACTTCAGCAAAGCTTATGGTGAGGAGTGTGGCTTGGCACATGGACTCCAAAGAAAACGGGTCTTTAGATTTTGGCACAGTGAAACCTCAGAACTAGCCAAGTGAATGCTCCTGATATTACAGcacattcctttctccttcccctcgaCAAGTGTACAGGGGAATCTTGCTATTTGTGGATAATCTCATGAGAAAAAAGCTCTTATTAGTTTGTGGAATGATGAGTTAACTCCTAGGCAGCTGGCATTGGGAAGGGATTTCTCATAGCAACTCTCCTGTGTGTTGTGGTTGGTACTTGTGTAGAAACTTCCccaagagaaaatatgaaatgaagatCACTCAGTAGCTGAAGAAATAAGCTTGAGACTTCCATCGCAGGTACAGAAAGAGCTAACTCACCTATGGTACTgtggaatgaaaatgaaatactaaTTTACATTTGGATTACTATGTAATAACATTTTAACTATGAaggatttatatataaataacatatatattgtttgtactaaattttataaaaataaaacaactttgtaTTAATACTGAATCTGCATTTATATCTTCATTTGCAGCTTTGTAGATTGGCTAAAAAACAACTGGGGGCCTATAATCATTGGATTTTTAATTGGTTCCATCCACATtacacattaaaataaataacttcctCTTCTTGCCTAGTCTTTCAGCATTACTCCTGTTCCTTCTGTCTCCTAACTTTGGGTGGATTTAAGATGATTGTGTAAGTTAGTTTTGCCAGTCACAATGCTGCAGCAGCTCTGTCCCTTATGAGAGAGCATTTATAATTTGCTTTGGCTAATAAAAATTCACCACTACGGCCAGGGTGATGTCAAGACTTTTTAAAATGGGCTGAAATAGTCCTTGGATTTCAGACTTAACTAGTGTATCAGTGAGTCTGTAATCAAAGCCTTTTCAGGTTGGCAAGACCTGTTAGAGCTTGTGCTTCGTTGGCAGAGGCTGCAAGTACCTGAGGGTCTTCACAGTGCATCAAAGTAGGTCTttaatgaaatattctttttatctttttagtgtCCCAATATGGGATTTCatctgtgggggaaaaaaggaagaggggggaGAATACTTCCTGGTGTGGAAAATCTTTTTACTAATGGAGATATGCAATTGTGCTATAAATTTATGAACTAAGAAAGTTACTTGGATCTAGGAAAGTTATAGAATTTATCCATTTTCACAGAATTAGCATGTGTCCAAGATAGAAATGGAACCAATATCTTAAAGCTAGACTTCTTATATCTCTTGCTAAAAAATAGTACAATAGTTGCAAACAATCATTATTCAGTTTGATTCAAGAAATGTTAAATGCATACCTACACACAAGGGACTGTGTTAGGTGCTGAAACATACAACAAGCATATAAGTTCAGAGTAtgtaatcatctcaatagaaagAGACCTCTAACATCAGTAGGGGCAGGAAAGGCTGGAAGTAGAGGTAGCCTATGAGCTATCTACTGAAAAAATATGAGGTGTCTATTGGAAAGGTGAGGGAGTGTATTCCAAACATCGTAAACCACTCATTTAATAGCATGGAGATAAGATGAAGGAATACCATGAATAAGGAACAGTTAGCAGGGCAGGGGACTAAGGCTGGGAAAGTAGGTGAGAAGCAGGCTTTTAAATTCTATGctgaagattttgtattttattctagaggaaaAAGGAAGCCACTGAGGATTTTTTGAGTACAGCAGTTTCACTATTAGATGTTTTAAGAATATTAGTTTGACAGGTATGTGGAAGATAAGTTagtgaagggaagaaaatagaaacaagtcCAGTTATGGGATTAGTGTGACAATCTATGTGACAAGTGATAAGATCTTTACCTATAAAGTTTCCCCATATAGAAAATTTCTCCATGTACATATGTTCCTatgaaaacctaaaaaaaaaaaaaaaaagacagaaagaaaaaagaaaatacttaaaatatatatttatatatttaaagcctTCAGCCTGATTTTTCTTAAGCCTAGAGACATTACCTTTAGACTCACCTAGGTTGAGCTAGGTTAGGTCAGGGGTTAAGCAAGCAAGGTTAAAGTGGAGGGATGATCCCCTTAGGCAGAGATCACTTAAGTTTGCATGTGTTCCTTGGCCATAGTCTGAACCCCAAGTCCTTAGCCAGCTGAGTTTCATTTTTGCACTGTTGGTCACAAGGGGAGCCAGCTGAGAATGTGTTATAGAGCTCACTGCAAAAGCACCACTACTGCTAAAAGAATAACTCAAACACATGCCCTATTAATGTCAGGTCACTATTGTCATTTCCCAATGTGGAAatcaatatatttcttttggGACACAGAACATGTCAGGGATACAAGTTTATTTGATTCTAAAATCACTCTTttaatcaagtttttaaaaaaaaatttaaaaataaattttaagcaaTGTAGTAAAGCAGAAAGATGGCTGCATAGGAAATTagaggatctgagtttgaatt from Sminthopsis crassicaudata isolate SCR6 chromosome 3, ASM4859323v1, whole genome shotgun sequence includes these protein-coding regions:
- the TLCD5 gene encoding TLC domain-containing protein 5, translated to MAAALCLQVLCSLCGWLSLYFSFCRLNKHRSYEWSCRLVTFTHGVLSIGLSAYIGFIDGPWPFTHPGSPNTPLQVHVLCLTLGYFIFDLGWCVYFQTEGALMLAHHTLSILGIIMALALGESGTEVNAVLFGSEITNPLLQMRWFLRETGHYHSFTGDVVDFLFVALFTGVRIGVGAWLLFCEMASPKPKWFVKAGGVAMYAVSWCFMFSIWRFAWKKSVKKYHAWRSRRSEDRQLKKNGHLKVH